A single Deltaproteobacteria bacterium DNA region contains:
- a CDS encoding MopE-related protein, with protein sequence MLRKSGFVIVCALLLTACPSDPDDGDGGTSDGGVTDGGGTTDGGGTDGGGSDGGVTGCGTVTFFGECDGNLLRYCGEDLNGNEELVEIDCTGASLTCSRISDDWGYDCAQTSGAVCTYDDPDYGYTYNLCAGTDAGCVENATTAVCTDNVGVCVDTDIGNCWANSLVQDCYAGQAWLYDCAADGLICSNSDCVAPVAETCNGIDDDGDGSTDEDFAAGGTVTYTGLDGTTGLVLTDACGAGICVGGFVECDASGGLTCSTAATATTDICNALDDDCDGQTDEDYGAGGTISFTDLDGTTGLTLGQSCGTGLCVGGTVQCDASGGLECPSHAAAITEIPSNTVDDDCDGQTDE encoded by the coding sequence ATGCTTCGCAAGTCCGGTTTCGTTATCGTCTGCGCCCTGCTCCTCACCGCCTGCCCCTCCGACCCCGACGACGGGGACGGCGGCACCAGCGACGGGGGCGTCACCGACGGCGGCGGCACCACCGACGGCGGCGGGACCGATGGCGGCGGCAGCGACGGCGGCGTCACCGGCTGCGGCACCGTGACCTTCTTCGGCGAGTGCGACGGCAACCTCCTGCGCTACTGCGGTGAGGACCTGAATGGCAACGAGGAGCTGGTGGAGATCGACTGCACCGGCGCCAGCCTCACCTGCAGCCGGATCAGCGACGACTGGGGCTACGACTGCGCCCAGACCAGCGGCGCGGTCTGCACCTACGACGACCCGGACTACGGCTACACCTACAACCTCTGCGCTGGCACCGACGCCGGCTGCGTCGAGAACGCCACCACCGCGGTCTGCACCGACAACGTGGGCGTCTGCGTCGACACCGACATCGGCAACTGCTGGGCCAACAGCCTGGTGCAGGACTGCTACGCCGGTCAGGCCTGGCTCTACGACTGCGCGGCCGACGGCCTGATCTGCAGCAACAGCGACTGCGTCGCCCCGGTGGCCGAGACCTGCAACGGCATCGACGACGACGGCGACGGCTCCACCGACGAGGACTTCGCCGCTGGCGGCACCGTCACCTACACCGGCCTCGACGGCACCACCGGCCTGGTGCTCACCGACGCCTGCGGCGCCGGCATCTGCGTGGGTGGCTTCGTGGAGTGCGACGCCTCGGGCGGCCTCACCTGCTCCACCGCCGCGACCGCGACCACCGACATCTGCAACGCCCTCGACGACGACTGCGATGGTCAAACCGACGAGGACTACGGCGCCGGCGGCACCATCAGCTTCACCGACCTCGACGGCACCACCGGCCTCACCCTCGGCCAGAGCTGCGGCACCGGCCTCTGCGTGGGTGGCACCGTGCAGTGCGACGCCTCGGGCGGCCTCGAGTGTCCGAGCCACGCCGCGGCCATCACCGAGATCCCGTCCAACACCGTCGACGACGACTGCGACGGCCAGACCGACGAGTAG
- a CDS encoding ATPase: MSNGNPGDVGSTLIGMEPIDFEEPQPPEQAAERGAPPPPPPELKPVMRPRQANEPAFLPAPPRNVQATGLSHSYLEELCLKHLFQAGDLKGSEIARRTHLPSSIIEEIMERLRRQQLVDIRGSGGAGIGRSSMIFTMTEDGHKVCGLSMERDRYVGPAPVPYRYYLQAVAAQTIRGSGLRKEDIEPHFGDLVVPDEVYAAIGPAMNSGKALFFYGEPGNGKTAICQRMTDCFGGDIFIPHALIVDDFVVKVFDETVHKRVEVESEEPLDERWVRCRRPMITVGGELTLEDLELAYSPQVKYYEAPFQLKANCGMLLIDDFGRQKVEPKDLLNRWIVPLESEFDFLTMHTGKKLQVPFDVFVVFSTNLDPAQLVDRAFLRRVRYKLEVTQPDRVLFGRIFEAECKKQGVPLDPAMLEYLVEKHYVAEQRPFNACEPRDLLAQVRDLCAYRGVAPVLTRELLDRVVANYFVRF; the protein is encoded by the coding sequence ATGAGCAACGGGAACCCCGGAGACGTCGGCAGCACCCTGATCGGGATGGAGCCCATCGACTTCGAGGAGCCGCAGCCTCCCGAGCAGGCGGCCGAAAGGGGCGCGCCGCCCCCGCCCCCGCCCGAGCTCAAGCCGGTGATGCGGCCGCGGCAGGCGAACGAGCCGGCCTTCCTGCCGGCGCCGCCGCGCAACGTGCAGGCCACCGGGCTCTCCCACTCCTACCTCGAGGAGCTCTGCCTCAAGCACCTCTTCCAGGCCGGCGACCTGAAGGGCTCGGAGATCGCCCGGCGCACCCACCTGCCCTCCTCGATCATCGAGGAGATCATGGAGCGCCTGCGCCGCCAGCAGCTGGTGGACATCCGCGGCTCGGGCGGGGCGGGCATCGGCCGCAGCTCGATGATCTTCACGATGACCGAGGACGGCCACAAGGTCTGCGGCCTCTCGATGGAGCGCGACCGCTACGTCGGCCCCGCGCCGGTGCCCTACCGCTACTACCTGCAGGCGGTCGCGGCCCAGACCATCCGGGGCAGCGGCCTCCGGAAGGAGGACATCGAGCCCCACTTCGGCGACCTGGTGGTCCCCGACGAGGTCTACGCCGCCATCGGGCCGGCGATGAACAGCGGCAAGGCGCTCTTCTTCTACGGCGAGCCGGGCAACGGCAAGACCGCCATCTGCCAGCGGATGACCGACTGCTTCGGCGGCGACATCTTCATCCCCCACGCGCTGATCGTCGACGACTTCGTGGTGAAGGTCTTCGACGAGACCGTCCACAAGCGGGTGGAGGTCGAGAGCGAGGAGCCCCTCGACGAGCGCTGGGTGCGCTGCCGGCGGCCGATGATCACCGTCGGCGGCGAGCTCACCCTCGAGGACCTCGAGCTCGCCTACTCCCCGCAGGTGAAGTACTACGAGGCCCCGTTCCAGCTCAAAGCGAACTGCGGGATGCTCCTCATCGACGACTTCGGCCGGCAGAAGGTGGAGCCCAAGGACCTGCTCAACCGCTGGATCGTGCCCCTGGAGAGCGAGTTCGACTTCCTCACCATGCACACCGGCAAGAAGCTGCAGGTGCCCTTCGACGTCTTCGTGGTCTTCTCGACCAACCTCGATCCGGCCCAGCTCGTCGACCGCGCCTTCCTGCGGCGGGTCCGCTACAAGCTCGAGGTCACCCAGCCGGACCGGGTGCTCTTCGGCCGCATCTTCGAGGCCGAGTGCAAGAAGCAGGGGGTGCCCCTGGATCCGGCGATGCTCGAGTACCTCGTCGAGAAGCACTACGTCGCCGAGCAGCGGCCCTTCAACGCCTGCGAGCCCCGCGACCTGCTGGCGCAGGTGCGGGATCTCTGTGCCTACCGGGGCGTCGCGCCGGTCCTCACGAGGGAGCTGCTCGACCGGGTGGTCGCCAACTACTTCGTGAGGTTCTGA
- a CDS encoding protein kinase, with the protein MSAPEIASFLATVQGFETLSAEALERLATAAAEASFEPGTFLMREGDPGENMHVVREGELEVLFRGEGGHPTVFRLGPGDLVGEMALLSGEPRRADVRAGEQPVRTYVFDRATVQELLDEHPKVAGFLTRILGQRLEQSGGIDRVGKYRILSKLGEGTTGQVFRALHPGLGRTVAVKVLAHSLVHQARFRDRFLEEARTVAGLTHPNIVQIYDTGSAYGTYYLVMEELPGAGLAELVDAGEALEPARAARILSQMAQALAYAHQQGFAHRDVKPANVSIDERGLVKLMDFGLALPIEDEDESGPRTVDGTPRYIAPETARGQPTDGRVDIYALGVIAFELLVGRPLFEAATPVEMLRAHVRTEAPDPQALRPQLPEPLVRFIRGALRKDPGERLSDWDEILRLLGSGPAASAGWAGAPDTIEEVLRIRYRPGAREHVAVAVEGLLTDLSSVPEVDVLHGKLKPGASHEEESES; encoded by the coding sequence ATGTCCGCGCCCGAGATCGCCTCCTTCCTCGCCACCGTCCAGGGCTTCGAGACCTTGAGCGCCGAGGCGCTCGAGCGGCTCGCCACCGCGGCCGCCGAGGCCTCCTTCGAGCCCGGCACCTTCCTCATGCGGGAGGGTGACCCGGGCGAGAACATGCACGTCGTGCGGGAGGGCGAGCTCGAGGTGCTCTTCCGGGGAGAGGGCGGGCACCCGACGGTCTTCCGGCTGGGGCCGGGCGACCTGGTGGGCGAGATGGCGCTGCTCTCCGGCGAGCCGCGCCGGGCCGACGTCCGGGCCGGCGAGCAGCCGGTGCGCACCTACGTCTTCGATCGGGCGACCGTGCAGGAGCTCCTCGACGAGCACCCGAAGGTCGCCGGCTTCCTCACCCGCATCCTCGGTCAGCGCCTGGAGCAGAGCGGGGGCATCGATCGGGTGGGCAAGTACCGGATCCTCTCGAAGCTGGGGGAGGGGACCACCGGGCAGGTCTTCCGGGCGCTCCACCCCGGCCTCGGCCGGACGGTGGCGGTGAAGGTCCTCGCCCACTCCCTGGTCCACCAGGCGCGCTTCCGGGATCGCTTCCTGGAGGAGGCGCGCACCGTCGCCGGCCTCACCCACCCGAACATCGTGCAGATCTACGACACCGGCTCGGCCTACGGCACCTACTACCTGGTCATGGAGGAGCTGCCCGGCGCCGGCCTCGCCGAGCTGGTGGACGCCGGGGAGGCCCTCGAGCCCGCCCGGGCCGCGCGGATCCTCTCCCAGATGGCTCAGGCCCTGGCCTACGCCCACCAGCAGGGCTTCGCCCACCGCGACGTGAAGCCGGCCAACGTCTCGATCGACGAGCGGGGCCTCGTGAAGCTGATGGACTTCGGCCTCGCCCTGCCCATCGAGGACGAGGACGAGTCGGGCCCGCGCACGGTGGACGGAACGCCGCGCTACATCGCCCCGGAGACGGCGCGGGGGCAGCCCACCGACGGGCGGGTGGACATCTATGCCCTGGGCGTCATCGCCTTCGAGCTGCTCGTCGGGCGGCCCCTCTTCGAGGCCGCGACACCGGTGGAGATGCTCCGGGCCCACGTGCGCACCGAGGCGCCCGATCCCCAGGCCCTGCGGCCCCAGCTGCCCGAGCCCCTGGTCCGCTTCATCCGCGGCGCGCTGCGCAAGGACCCCGGGGAGCGGCTCTCGGACTGGGACGAGATCCTGCGCCTGCTGGGCTCGGGCCCGGCCGCGAGCGCCGGCTGGGCGGGGGCGCCCGACACCATCGAAGAGGTCCTGCGGATCCGCTATCGTCCCGGGGCCAGGGAGCACGTCGCCGTCGCCGTGGAGGGCCTCCTGACGGACCTCTCGTCGGTGCCCGAGGTGGACGTCCTCCACGGCAAACTGAAGCCAGGCGCGAGCCACGAGGAGGAGAGCGAGTCATGA
- a CDS encoding ROK family protein, protein MGSARLAGIDIGGTKLYALVTDAEGKILGRAKKKTRPKKGYAAVLERVEACFAEALEAAGVAREAITAVGVGAPSAITPAGVAVDAPNLGWKDAPLARDLEALLGRPVRLDNDCNCGALGELSFGAGRGHASLVGLFVGTGLGGGIVHEGKVLRGHTGLAAELGHLVIRHGGRTCGCGREGCLEAYASKTAMGRRLRRAVEKEGRPTLLTELGVEDLGSLRSGLLARAYREGDALTREVVDEAADYLGAGVASVITALGPEIVVLGGGVMEALGEELLPLVRASARRSTFPDAAFAATPIELGTLGDDAVALGAVALART, encoded by the coding sequence ATGGGCAGCGCGCGCCTCGCCGGCATCGACATCGGCGGAACGAAGCTCTACGCCCTCGTCACCGACGCCGAGGGCAAGATCCTCGGGCGAGCCAAGAAGAAGACCCGGCCGAAGAAGGGCTACGCGGCGGTGCTGGAGCGGGTCGAGGCCTGCTTCGCCGAGGCGCTGGAGGCGGCGGGCGTGGCGCGCGAGGCCATCACGGCGGTGGGCGTCGGGGCGCCGAGCGCCATCACCCCGGCCGGCGTGGCCGTGGACGCCCCGAACCTGGGCTGGAAGGACGCCCCCCTGGCCCGGGATCTCGAGGCCCTCCTGGGCCGGCCGGTGCGCCTCGACAACGACTGCAACTGCGGCGCCCTGGGCGAGCTGAGCTTCGGCGCCGGCCGGGGCCACGCGAGCCTGGTCGGCCTCTTCGTCGGCACCGGCCTGGGCGGGGGCATCGTCCACGAGGGGAAGGTGCTGCGCGGCCACACCGGCCTGGCCGCCGAGCTGGGGCACCTGGTGATCCGCCACGGCGGGCGCACCTGCGGCTGCGGCCGCGAGGGCTGCCTGGAGGCCTACGCCTCGAAGACCGCGATGGGCCGGCGCCTGAGACGCGCCGTGGAGAAGGAGGGGCGCCCCACCCTGCTGACCGAGCTGGGCGTCGAGGACCTCGGCAGCCTGCGCAGCGGCCTGCTCGCCCGCGCCTACCGGGAGGGCGACGCCCTGACCCGCGAGGTGGTGGACGAGGCCGCCGACTACCTCGGCGCCGGCGTCGCCTCGGTCATCACCGCCCTGGGGCCCGAGATCGTCGTCCTGGGCGGCGGCGTGATGGAGGCCCTGGGCGAGGAGCTCCTCCCCCTCGTCCGCGCCTCCGCGCGGCGCTCGACCTTCCCCGACGCCGCCTTCGCGGCGACCCCGATCGAGCTGGGCACCCTCGGCGACGACGCCGTCGCCCTCGGGGCCGTGGCCCTGGCCCGGACCTGA
- the gshB gene encoding glutathione synthase, with amino-acid sequence MAGKSILFIMDPPEKISIDRDTTFAFMLEAQARGYTLAHTRREWVWHEGGVTGARWQPARVERRAPPEHIHLGEMQDGPIQDHVVCFVRTDPPFDMRYVELTWMLDVVDPASTLVINAPRGIRSASEKLYTLHFPELTPPTLISRDIARIERFLEAQGGKIVVKPVDLMGGYGVFVVRADDPNRRALLEVSTEDGRRLCVAQGYIPQAPEGDKRVLLVDGEPLGAILRVPPEGEHRGNIHVGAATVPSPIDEHDRRICAALAPRLKQDGIVFAGIDVIGGKLTEVNVTSPTGVQEVKNLCDIDVSAALFDWIERQ; translated from the coding sequence ATGGCCGGCAAGTCGATCCTCTTCATCATGGATCCGCCCGAGAAGATCTCGATCGATCGGGACACCACCTTCGCCTTCATGCTCGAGGCCCAGGCTCGCGGCTACACGCTGGCCCACACCCGGCGGGAGTGGGTCTGGCACGAGGGCGGGGTGACGGGCGCCCGCTGGCAGCCCGCCCGGGTCGAGCGCCGGGCGCCGCCGGAGCACATCCACCTCGGTGAGATGCAGGACGGGCCCATCCAGGATCACGTGGTCTGCTTCGTGCGCACCGATCCGCCCTTCGACATGCGCTACGTCGAGCTCACCTGGATGCTCGACGTCGTCGATCCGGCGAGCACCCTGGTGATCAACGCGCCGCGCGGCATCCGCTCCGCCTCCGAGAAGCTCTACACCCTCCACTTCCCCGAGCTCACCCCGCCGACCCTCATCAGCCGGGACATCGCGAGGATCGAGCGCTTCCTCGAGGCGCAGGGCGGCAAGATCGTCGTGAAGCCCGTCGATCTGATGGGCGGCTACGGCGTCTTCGTGGTGCGGGCCGACGATCCCAACCGCCGGGCGCTGCTCGAGGTCTCCACCGAGGACGGGCGCCGCCTCTGCGTGGCCCAGGGCTACATCCCCCAGGCCCCCGAGGGCGACAAGCGGGTGCTCCTCGTCGATGGCGAGCCCCTCGGCGCCATCCTGCGCGTGCCCCCCGAGGGCGAGCACCGCGGCAACATCCACGTCGGCGCGGCCACCGTGCCCTCGCCCATCGACGAGCACGACCGGCGGATCTGCGCCGCGCTGGCGCCGCGCCTGAAGCAGGACGGCATCGTCTTCGCCGGCATCGACGTCATCGGCGGCAAGCTCACCGAGGTGAACGTCACCAGCCCCACCGGCGTCCAGGAGGTGAAGAACCTCTGCGACATCGACGTCAGCGCCGCCCTCTTCGACTGGATCGAGCGGCAGTAG
- a CDS encoding EI24 domain-containing protein produces MPRDVAAETRALPDPTSGGVFTRLIRGFTIPFQALGLMVEHPRLWTFALVPIVITLVLLSVVVGLLGTYNDDLVALIWAKPPEWYWQILWWPLYVLVFALCFVVGALTFPAVVSAPFNDSLSARTERTLTGDYAEEPFNMGRFVGEILSAVGMSLGRLALLYGGLLIIFLFGLIPVVGQILAPVLAPTYTMSWMSAEYLEYAMGRHRFGFSHVFKTVRANYALCLGFGGGIFLLLMVPLMNLLFIPVGVVGGTLLYTRLKQHGALPAPRA; encoded by the coding sequence ATGCCACGCGACGTCGCCGCCGAGACCCGGGCCCTGCCCGACCCCACCAGCGGGGGAGTCTTCACCCGCCTGATCCGGGGCTTCACGATCCCCTTCCAGGCCCTCGGCCTGATGGTCGAGCACCCCCGGCTCTGGACCTTCGCCCTGGTCCCCATCGTCATCACCCTCGTGCTGCTCTCGGTGGTGGTGGGGCTGCTGGGTACCTACAACGACGACCTCGTCGCCCTGATCTGGGCGAAGCCCCCCGAGTGGTACTGGCAGATCCTCTGGTGGCCCCTCTACGTCCTGGTCTTCGCCCTCTGCTTCGTGGTCGGGGCCCTGACCTTCCCGGCGGTGGTCTCGGCGCCCTTCAACGACTCGCTCTCGGCCCGCACCGAGCGCACCCTCACCGGGGACTACGCCGAGGAGCCCTTCAACATGGGGCGCTTCGTCGGCGAGATCCTCTCGGCGGTGGGGATGAGCCTCGGGCGGCTGGCCCTCCTCTACGGGGGGCTGCTGATCATCTTCCTCTTCGGTTTGATCCCCGTGGTCGGGCAGATCCTGGCTCCGGTCCTGGCGCCGACCTACACCATGAGCTGGATGTCGGCCGAGTACCTCGAGTACGCCATGGGACGTCACCGCTTCGGCTTCTCCCACGTCTTCAAGACCGTCCGCGCCAACTACGCCCTCTGCCTGGGCTTCGGCGGCGGGATCTTCCTCCTGCTGATGGTGCCCCTGATGAACCTGCTCTTCATCCCGGTGGGCGTCGTCGGCGGGACCCTCCTCTACACCCGCCTGAAGCAGCACGGCGCCCTGCCCGCGCCCCGCGCCTGA